A stretch of Rhizobium glycinendophyticum DNA encodes these proteins:
- a CDS encoding helix-turn-helix transcriptional regulator, translated as MFRPTEVARRHDLGDHADLMRSDADSSGAFARDLVALGRSYGFTHCLLARFPKADSPEFAANLLVVTWPDELRLAYEQAEVFAGSALVQRLKQTVLPVFSVENLFLSNAASEARNPISALFELHAPSGHLAFGLHDRHQSQYILVYSGRPTRPSRDELAMMQLSAMELLDSGAETVVPRPGPKEKLSAREIECLRWSAAGKSSDEIAIILDISTHTVVSYLKSAMRKLEAVNRMQAVARACRYRLL; from the coding sequence ATGTTTAGGCCGACTGAAGTGGCGCGTCGCCACGATCTGGGCGATCACGCCGACCTGATGCGCAGCGATGCCGATAGCTCTGGCGCTTTCGCGCGGGATCTCGTCGCGCTTGGCCGCTCTTACGGCTTCACCCACTGTCTTCTCGCGCGCTTTCCGAAGGCTGACAGCCCGGAATTTGCCGCCAATCTGCTGGTCGTTACCTGGCCGGACGAGTTGCGTCTGGCCTATGAGCAGGCAGAGGTTTTCGCTGGCAGTGCCCTGGTGCAGCGGTTGAAGCAGACGGTACTGCCCGTCTTTTCGGTGGAAAATCTGTTTTTGAGCAATGCGGCGTCCGAAGCGCGCAATCCGATCTCGGCCCTCTTCGAGCTCCATGCACCGTCAGGCCATCTCGCCTTTGGTCTGCATGACCGTCATCAGTCGCAGTATATTCTCGTTTATTCCGGACGCCCGACGAGACCCAGCCGTGACGAACTGGCGATGATGCAGCTCTCTGCCATGGAATTGCTCGACAGCGGCGCCGAAACCGTGGTGCCTCGGCCGGGGCCGAAGGAAAAGCTTTCGGCCCGCGAAATCGAATGTCTCCGCTGGTCTGCCGCCGGCAAGAGCAGCGACGAGATCGCCATCATTCTCGATATTTCGACGCATACCGTTGTCAGCTATCTGAAGAGCGCGATGCGCAAGCTCGAAGCGGTCAACCGAATGCAGGCGGTGGCGCGCGCCTGTCGTTATCGGCTGCTCTGA
- a CDS encoding DUF1153 domain-containing protein, giving the protein MTEMIRPRVKYVIGPDGSPLTIADLPPANTRRWVIRRKAEVVAAVRGGLLSLEEACERYTLTVEEFLSWQSSINDHGLPGLRTTRIQQYRH; this is encoded by the coding sequence ATGACCGAAATGATCCGCCCACGAGTTAAATATGTCATCGGCCCCGATGGCAGCCCCCTGACCATTGCCGATCTTCCGCCGGCCAACACACGCCGCTGGGTGATCCGCCGCAAGGCAGAGGTTGTCGCGGCCGTGCGTGGTGGCCTGTTGAGCCTCGAAGAGGCCTGCGAACGTTACACGCTGACCGTAGAAGAGTTCCTGTCCTGGCAGTCTTCCATAAATGATCACGGCCTGCCGGGCCTGCGCACCACGCGAATCCAGCAATATCGCCATTAA
- a CDS encoding paraquat-inducible protein A, which produces MFRLVTQRSAWRGLLSIWSKALLLVLAPAFLALGVTLPLMRFESFYVLKSDASLVGIVAALWTGGNMFLAVLVGLVSIVFPIAKLLLVTAESLSEDRNGGPGWVGRVVPHLSRWSMMDVLLVAIVVFATKTSGLAQAFSQPGLWFYAGSSLMAAVLHRWPKAAPRDV; this is translated from the coding sequence ATGTTCCGGCTCGTGACACAGCGTTCAGCGTGGAGAGGCTTGTTGTCGATCTGGTCGAAAGCCTTGCTGCTGGTTCTTGCGCCAGCTTTTCTGGCGCTTGGAGTGACGTTGCCGCTGATGCGGTTCGAGAGCTTCTATGTCCTGAAAAGCGATGCGTCGCTTGTCGGCATCGTTGCCGCCTTGTGGACGGGCGGGAACATGTTCCTTGCAGTCCTCGTCGGGCTGGTCTCGATCGTCTTTCCCATCGCCAAGCTGTTGCTGGTCACCGCCGAAAGCCTTTCAGAGGATCGAAATGGTGGGCCCGGCTGGGTCGGGCGGGTGGTGCCACATCTGTCGCGTTGGTCGATGATGGATGTGCTGCTGGTCGCAATCGTGGTCTTCGCTACCAAGACCAGCGGACTGGCGCAGGCCTTCTCCCAACCGGGTCTGTGGTTTTATGCGGGATCGAGTCTGATGGCGGCCGTGCTGCACAGATGGCCGAAGGCCGCTCCGAGAGATGTATAA
- a CDS encoding GNAT family N-acetyltransferase, giving the protein MQITSEDRGTGGRYLGHVDGVAEPAEMTFSRASPTLIIIDHTQVPDALRGKGVGQALAEHAVAEARTGGWKIIPLCPFMKAQMDRHPDWNDVRNS; this is encoded by the coding sequence ATGCAGATCACCAGCGAGGACAGAGGCACCGGCGGTCGCTATCTCGGCCATGTCGACGGCGTCGCGGAGCCGGCGGAAATGACGTTTTCCCGGGCATCACCGACACTGATCATCATTGATCATACACAGGTCCCCGATGCCCTACGCGGCAAAGGTGTCGGCCAGGCGCTCGCAGAACATGCGGTCGCCGAAGCAAGAACGGGCGGCTGGAAGATCATCCCCCTCTGCCCTTTCATGAAGGCGCAGATGGATCGTCACCCCGATTGGAACGACGTGCGCAACAGCTGA
- a CDS encoding flagellar export protein FliJ, giving the protein MKSRESLVRLKGFQVTEKRRQLQQLQSMMAEFERMAKELEAQIGIEEKKSGITDPNHFAYPTFAKAARQRADNLQVSIRELKVQQEAAELALEEAEAEYQKASALEERDGQMRVRA; this is encoded by the coding sequence ATGAAGTCGCGTGAGAGCCTGGTTCGCCTGAAAGGTTTTCAGGTCACCGAAAAGCGTCGGCAATTGCAGCAGTTGCAGTCGATGATGGCGGAGTTCGAACGGATGGCGAAAGAGCTCGAAGCTCAGATCGGCATCGAGGAGAAAAAGTCCGGCATCACGGATCCCAATCATTTCGCCTATCCCACCTTCGCCAAGGCTGCTCGCCAGCGCGCGGACAATCTTCAGGTCTCGATCCGGGAACTGAAAGTCCAGCAGGAAGCAGCAGAACTGGCGTTGGAAGAGGCAGAAGCGGAATACCAGAAGGCCTCGGCGCTCGAAGAGCGTGACGGCCAGATGCGTGTTCGGGCCTGA
- the ctrA gene encoding response regulator transcription factor CtrA produces the protein MRVLLIEDDSATAQSIELMLKSESFNVYTTDLGEEGVDLGKLYDYDIILLDLNLPDMSGYEVLRTLRLSKVKTPILILSGMAGIEDKVRGLGFGADDYMTKPFHKDELVARIHAIVRRSKGHAQSIIITGELIVNLDAKTVEVGGQRVHLTGKEYQMLELLSLRKGTTLTKEMFLNHLYGGMDEPELKIIDVFICKLRKKLANAAGGANYIETVWGRGYVLREPDGAEYMETA, from the coding sequence ATGCGGGTTCTACTCATCGAAGACGACAGCGCGACCGCTCAGAGCATCGAACTGATGCTCAAATCGGAAAGCTTCAACGTCTACACAACCGACCTCGGCGAAGAAGGTGTCGATCTCGGTAAGCTCTACGACTACGATATCATTCTGCTCGACCTTAACCTCCCCGACATGTCCGGCTACGAGGTGCTTCGCACGCTCCGCCTGTCGAAGGTAAAGACCCCGATCCTCATTCTCTCCGGCATGGCCGGCATCGAGGACAAGGTACGCGGTCTCGGTTTTGGTGCCGACGACTACATGACGAAGCCCTTCCACAAGGATGAGCTCGTTGCCCGCATTCACGCGATCGTCCGTCGCTCCAAGGGTCACGCCCAGTCGATCATCATCACAGGTGAGTTGATCGTGAACCTGGATGCCAAGACCGTCGAAGTCGGCGGCCAGCGCGTCCACCTGACGGGCAAGGAATACCAGATGCTCGAACTGCTCTCGCTGCGCAAGGGCACGACGCTGACCAAGGAAATGTTCCTCAACCACCTCTATGGTGGCATGGACGAACCGGAACTGAAGATCATCGACGTCTTCATCTGCAAGCTGCGCAAGAAGCTTGCCAATGCCGCCGGCGGCGCCAACTACATCGAAACCGTCTGGGGTCGCGGCTACGTGCTGCGCGAGCCCGATGGCGCGGAATACATGGAAACGGCCTGA
- a CDS encoding response regulator produces the protein MKRLMIADGSDVVRKVGRKILAELGFQVADASSGREALALCERELPHFLIVDAAMDDALDLITNVRALPNGKDVRIYYCVIEAELKVMMAGKRAGANDFLLKPFDRQILTATFGDKAMAA, from the coding sequence ATGAAGCGCCTCATGATTGCAGACGGCTCGGACGTGGTTCGCAAAGTGGGCCGCAAGATCCTTGCGGAACTCGGCTTCCAGGTTGCGGATGCGTCGAGCGGTCGGGAAGCGCTTGCGCTTTGCGAGCGCGAATTGCCTCATTTCCTGATCGTTGATGCTGCCATGGACGATGCGCTGGATCTGATCACCAATGTGCGCGCTCTGCCGAACGGCAAGGACGTGCGGATCTATTACTGCGTCATCGAGGCGGAGCTTAAGGTAATGATGGCCGGCAAGCGCGCTGGCGCCAACGACTTCCTGCTGAAGCCCTTCGATCGCCAGATCCTGACGGCAACTTTCGGCGACAAGGCAATGGCGGCCTGA
- the chpT gene encoding histidine phosphotransferase ChpT, with translation MAKNPNLTLAGPDLAALLCSRVCHDVISPVGAINNGLELLDEGGADADAMDLIRTSALNASVRLKFARLAFGASGSVGASIDTGEAEKAAKDFAAAEKKTEITWNGPRAIIAKNRVKLLLNLFLVAYGAIPRGGSLDITLENPETDAKFKIVAKGRMLRVPPKYQEILSGHLEEAVDAHTIQPYYTVLLADEAGMELKCVPSEGEIAFTAEVV, from the coding sequence ATGGCGAAAAACCCCAATCTCACGCTCGCGGGTCCCGATCTCGCGGCCCTTTTGTGCAGCCGCGTCTGCCATGACGTGATCTCGCCGGTCGGTGCGATCAACAACGGTCTGGAACTGCTAGACGAGGGCGGCGCCGATGCCGACGCGATGGACCTGATCCGGACCAGCGCGCTCAATGCCTCGGTTCGCCTCAAGTTTGCCCGTCTCGCCTTCGGTGCCTCCGGCTCGGTCGGCGCGTCTATCGATACCGGCGAGGCGGAAAAGGCGGCCAAGGATTTCGCCGCAGCCGAAAAGAAGACGGAAATCACCTGGAACGGCCCGCGCGCGATCATCGCCAAGAACCGGGTCAAGCTGCTGCTCAACCTCTTTTTGGTCGCCTATGGCGCAATCCCGCGCGGCGGTTCGCTCGACATCACCCTGGAAAATCCGGAAACCGATGCGAAGTTCAAGATCGTCGCCAAGGGGCGCATGTTGCGCGTTCCGCCAAAATACCAGGAGATCCTGTCCGGCCACCTGGAAGAGGCGGTCGATGCCCATACGATCCAGCCCTATTACACGGTCCTTCTCGCGGATGAGGCCGGCATGGAGCTGAAATGCGTGCCGAGCGAAGGCGAGATCGCTTTCACCGCCGAGGTTGTCTGA
- a CDS encoding DUF1134 domain-containing protein: MFVLSGLAAAPRPVQAAGEYTIQEVVDAGHGFFGETSGALAKVIEQAFEQYGLPNGYILGQEGSGALIAGLTYGEGTLYTKNVGQHDVFWQGPSLGIDYGGNGTRAMMLVYDLPNVDTLYARYGGVSGSAYIVAGVGMTVLKSRDVVLVPIRTGVGARLGVNVGYLKLTRTPTWNPF, translated from the coding sequence ATGTTTGTTCTGTCCGGACTGGCCGCAGCCCCCCGTCCGGTCCAGGCGGCAGGCGAATACACGATCCAGGAAGTCGTCGACGCCGGACACGGCTTCTTCGGCGAGACCAGTGGCGCCCTTGCCAAAGTCATCGAACAGGCTTTCGAGCAATATGGCCTGCCAAATGGTTACATCCTCGGCCAGGAAGGCTCCGGCGCACTGATCGCGGGCCTCACCTACGGCGAAGGCACGCTTTACACCAAGAATGTCGGCCAGCACGACGTCTTCTGGCAGGGCCCCTCGCTCGGCATCGACTACGGCGGCAATGGGACACGCGCCATGATGCTGGTCTACGACCTGCCGAATGTCGACACGCTCTATGCCCGCTATGGCGGCGTCAGCGGCTCGGCCTATATCGTCGCCGGCGTCGGCATGACGGTCCTGAAAAGCCGCGACGTGGTGCTGGTGCCGATCCGCACCGGCGTCGGTGCCCGCCTCGGTGTCAATGTCGGCTATCTGAAGTTGACCCGCACCCCCACCTGGAACCCCTTCTGA